A genomic segment from Mucilaginibacter terrenus encodes:
- a CDS encoding VOC family protein — protein MLADAKTFSSFSVDDIEAAKKFYAGALGLKVDQDEQMGNILTVHLSGGHFIVYPKPNHTPATFTVLNFVVDNIDEAVNQLKEKGVNFESYDSEYLKTDDNNIFRGDGGFKGPSIAWFTDPAGNILSVIEDKSGS, from the coding sequence ATGTTAGCAGATGCAAAAACCTTCAGCAGCTTTTCGGTAGATGATATAGAAGCCGCAAAAAAGTTCTACGCCGGAGCACTTGGCCTGAAAGTAGATCAGGACGAACAAATGGGTAACATCCTTACGGTACACCTAAGCGGCGGACACTTTATCGTTTACCCAAAGCCTAACCACACCCCGGCAACATTTACAGTGTTGAATTTTGTTGTAGACAACATTGACGAAGCCGTAAACCAATTGAAAGAAAAAGGCGTGAATTTTGAAAGCTATGACTCGGAGTATCTTAAAACCGATGACAACAATATTTTTCGGGGAGACGGTGGTTTTAAAGGCCCAAGCATTGCGTGGTTTACAGATCCTGCAGGTAATATCCTGTCTGTAATAGAAGATAAATCCGGCAGCTGA
- the pnuC gene encoding nicotinamide riboside transporter PnuC, whose translation MQIIHLLQDWWNHQTWLEIAGVITGLICVYLAAINNIWNWPIATISVTIYIFIFFEARLFADMGLQVYFFVVNLYGWYYWSMRPADEKKVPVATITKREILLSVGAVIFFTVLLGSLLKYTTASFPYLDSFCTACSLVAQVFLARKVLENWLIWIFVDVIYVGVYIYKDLHLTAVMYAIYVAIALKGYLDWRRDLQSQTATLNNKHQA comes from the coding sequence ATGCAAATAATACATCTGTTGCAGGATTGGTGGAATCACCAAACGTGGTTAGAGATAGCGGGAGTAATAACAGGTCTTATTTGCGTTTATCTGGCCGCCATTAATAATATTTGGAACTGGCCCATTGCTACAATCAGCGTTACCATTTACATCTTTATATTTTTTGAAGCCCGGCTTTTTGCAGATATGGGTTTACAGGTATATTTTTTTGTGGTAAACCTATACGGTTGGTACTATTGGAGCATGCGACCTGCGGACGAAAAGAAAGTTCCGGTTGCAACGATAACCAAACGGGAGATCCTACTTTCTGTGGGAGCGGTTATTTTCTTTACTGTTTTGCTGGGGTCATTGCTAAAATACACCACCGCATCTTTCCCCTACCTGGATAGTTTTTGTACGGCCTGTAGTTTGGTCGCGCAGGTGTTTCTTGCTCGGAAGGTGTTAGAGAACTGGCTGATATGGATATTTGTGGACGTAATATACGTTGGCGTATACATTTATAAAGACCTGCACCTTACAGCTGTAATGTATGCCATTTATGTCGCAATCGCACTTAAAGGATATCTGGACTGGCGCCGCGACCTGCAAAGCCAAACTGCCACACTTAACAATAAGCATCAAGCATGA
- a CDS encoding AAA family ATPase, which yields MNTPDIIKIAVVGPESTGKSTMSAFLADHFNTVWLPEYAREYCEKLTAPPTWQDEINMFYGQLALEEELLPKANRLLICDTTFITVKVWSDYTFGQTPQEVLDELPKHPYDLYLLLNIDLPWEEDPLRDFPHMREHFMGVWYKELQALNANYVLIEGSGPERYQRAVAAIEHFINQSKKPL from the coding sequence ATGAATACCCCTGACATAATTAAAATAGCAGTTGTTGGGCCAGAATCTACCGGCAAATCTACCATGTCGGCGTTTCTGGCAGATCATTTTAATACGGTTTGGCTGCCTGAATATGCTCGGGAATATTGTGAAAAGCTTACTGCACCGCCTACCTGGCAGGATGAGATCAACATGTTTTACGGACAGCTTGCGCTGGAGGAGGAATTGCTGCCGAAAGCCAACAGGTTACTGATATGTGATACCACCTTTATTACCGTAAAGGTTTGGAGCGATTACACCTTTGGCCAAACACCACAGGAGGTGCTGGATGAGTTACCTAAACACCCCTATGACCTTTACCTGCTGCTAAACATAGACCTGCCCTGGGAGGAAGACCCATTACGCGATTTCCCGCACATGCGCGAACATTTTATGGGAGTGTGGTATAAAGAACTGCAGGCGCTTAATGCTAACTACGTCTTGATTGAAGGCTCCGGGCCTGAGCGTTATCAGCGGGCTGTTGCCGCGATAGAACACTTTATAAATCAATCTAAAAAGCCGCTTTAA
- a CDS encoding RNA polymerase sigma factor, with protein MEAVFVDKHYNLVVECKQGSKKACYELYRLYSKAMLNIAFRIVGNVAEAEDVLQEAFTDAFKRLKDFRQDTTFGLWLKQIVVHRAINLLRKRKLDLVEIEDGHIDSLPAEEPWDDEDIQYKVAQVKEAIKLLPDGYRVVLSLYLLEGYDHEEIGQVMGISENTSRTQFLRAKRKLNEILIQKGITR; from the coding sequence TTGGAAGCTGTATTTGTTGATAAGCACTATAACCTGGTGGTTGAGTGTAAGCAGGGGAGCAAAAAGGCCTGCTATGAGTTGTACCGGCTGTATTCTAAAGCAATGCTAAACATTGCCTTTAGAATAGTGGGCAACGTTGCCGAAGCGGAAGACGTTTTGCAGGAGGCTTTTACAGATGCTTTTAAACGGCTTAAGGATTTTAGGCAGGATACCACCTTTGGTTTGTGGTTAAAGCAAATTGTGGTGCACCGCGCTATAAACCTGCTGCGTAAGCGCAAGCTGGACCTGGTAGAGATTGAGGACGGGCATATTGACAGCCTGCCTGCCGAGGAGCCCTGGGATGATGAAGATATACAATACAAAGTTGCACAGGTAAAAGAAGCTATTAAGCTGTTACCTGACGGTTACCGGGTAGTTTTATCGCTTTACCTGCTGGAGGGGTATGATCATGAAGAGATTGGGCAGGTGATGGGCATATCAGAAAACACATCAAGGACACAGTTCCTGAGAGCTAAAAGAAAGTTGAACGAGATATTGATACAGAAAGGAATAACACGATGA